A genomic segment from Salmo trutta chromosome 38, fSalTru1.1, whole genome shotgun sequence encodes:
- the hoga1 gene encoding 4-hydroxy-2-oxoglutarate aldolase, mitochondrial isoform X2 — MFGVKTLRTVGPAVCRRGASVLWKPTWTQSRTRSAAAGQRVDIGGIYPPIATPFTQKEDVDYQKLDENLQKYAKIPFKATKATVVMTERMAGAGADLVLVVTPCFYKGMMDSRALVHHFTQVADSSPVPVVLYNVPANTGLDLPVDAVVRLAQHPNILGLKDSGGDITRIALIVHKTKPQDFQVLAGSAGFLMAAYSVGCVGGVCALANVLGREVCELEQLCVSGRWEEACALQQRLIEPNTAVTRKFGVPGLKQAMEWFGYHGGTCRSPLQPLSEAESQQLRLDFSTNGWL, encoded by the exons ATGTTCGGTGTCAAAACTCTCCGAACTGTCGGTCCAGCAGTGTGTAGACGTGGTGCCTCTGTGCTGTGGAAGCCAACTTGGACCCAGAGCCGAACCCGAAGCGCTGCGGCTGGACAGAGAGTGGACATCGGGGGGATCTACCCGCCCATAGCCACGCCGTTCACTCAGAAAGAGGACGTGGACTATCAGAAACTGGATGAAAACCTGCAGAAGTATGCAAAGATTCCTTTCAAAG ccACCAAAGCTACGGTAGTGATGACAGAGAGGATGGCGGGGGCGGGGGCAGACCTGGTTCTCGTGGTAACGCCATGCTTCTACAAGGGCATGATGGACAGCAGGGCGCTGGTTCACCACTTCACACAG GTGGCAGACAGTAGTCCAGTACCAGTAGTTCTGTACAATGTCCCGGCTAACACAGGTCTGGACCTTCCTGTTGATGCTGTGGTGAGACTGGCCCAACACCCTAACATACTGGGACTCAAGGACAGCGGAGGAGAC ATCACCAGGATCGCTCTGATCGTTCACAAAACGAAGCCGCAGGATTTTCAGGTTCTGGCGGGTTCCGCTGGGTTCCTCATGGCGGCGTATTCCGTGG gttgTGTGGGCGGTGTGTGTGCGCTTGCCAACGTGCTGGGTCGTGAGGTGTGTGAGCTGGAGCAGCTGTGTGTGTCGGGACGGTGGGAAGAAGCCTGTGCTCTGCAGCAGCGCCTCATAGAGCCCAACACTGCT GTGACCAGGAAGTTTGGCGTTCCCGGTCTCAAGCAGGCGATGGAGTGGTTTGGTTACCACGGCGGCACCTGTCGCTCTCCTCTTCAACCTCTCTCAGAGGCCGAATCACAGCAGCTCAGACTGGACTTCTCCACCAATGGCTGGCTCTGA
- the hoga1 gene encoding 4-hydroxy-2-oxoglutarate aldolase, mitochondrial isoform X1 → MFGVKTLRTVGPAVCRRGASVLWKPTWTQSRTRSAAAGQRVDIGGIYPPIATPFTQKEDVDYQKLDENLQKYAKIPFKGLVVQGSNGEYPYLTDEERVEVVRRVRLELPTDKLVMAGSGCESTKATVVMTERMAGAGADLVLVVTPCFYKGMMDSRALVHHFTQVADSSPVPVVLYNVPANTGLDLPVDAVVRLAQHPNILGLKDSGGDITRIALIVHKTKPQDFQVLAGSAGFLMAAYSVGCVGGVCALANVLGREVCELEQLCVSGRWEEACALQQRLIEPNTAVTRKFGVPGLKQAMEWFGYHGGTCRSPLQPLSEAESQQLRLDFSTNGWL, encoded by the exons ATGTTCGGTGTCAAAACTCTCCGAACTGTCGGTCCAGCAGTGTGTAGACGTGGTGCCTCTGTGCTGTGGAAGCCAACTTGGACCCAGAGCCGAACCCGAAGCGCTGCGGCTGGACAGAGAGTGGACATCGGGGGGATCTACCCGCCCATAGCCACGCCGTTCACTCAGAAAGAGGACGTGGACTATCAGAAACTGGATGAAAACCTGCAGAAGTATGCAAAGATTCCTTTCAAAG GTCTGGTGGTGCAGGGCTCTAATGGAGAGTACCCCTACCTGACGGatgaggagagggtagaggtggtgaggagggtcAGACTGGAACTGCCCACAGACAAACTGGTCATGGCAGGATCCGGATGTGAAT ccACCAAAGCTACGGTAGTGATGACAGAGAGGATGGCGGGGGCGGGGGCAGACCTGGTTCTCGTGGTAACGCCATGCTTCTACAAGGGCATGATGGACAGCAGGGCGCTGGTTCACCACTTCACACAG GTGGCAGACAGTAGTCCAGTACCAGTAGTTCTGTACAATGTCCCGGCTAACACAGGTCTGGACCTTCCTGTTGATGCTGTGGTGAGACTGGCCCAACACCCTAACATACTGGGACTCAAGGACAGCGGAGGAGAC ATCACCAGGATCGCTCTGATCGTTCACAAAACGAAGCCGCAGGATTTTCAGGTTCTGGCGGGTTCCGCTGGGTTCCTCATGGCGGCGTATTCCGTGG gttgTGTGGGCGGTGTGTGTGCGCTTGCCAACGTGCTGGGTCGTGAGGTGTGTGAGCTGGAGCAGCTGTGTGTGTCGGGACGGTGGGAAGAAGCCTGTGCTCTGCAGCAGCGCCTCATAGAGCCCAACACTGCT GTGACCAGGAAGTTTGGCGTTCCCGGTCTCAAGCAGGCGATGGAGTGGTTTGGTTACCACGGCGGCACCTGTCGCTCTCCTCTTCAACCTCTCTCAGAGGCCGAATCACAGCAGCTCAGACTGGACTTCTCCACCAATGGCTGGCTCTGA